The stretch of DNA gagaaaagtgaCTTTTCCCTCTTTCGGGAGGACCATATGGATAAAAGGATTTTTGGAAATAATGAGTTTAAGGACAAAGGTAAATGACACACCCTCTTTAGCAGTTTGTGCAGTACAATGATTCTACAAATTAGTTCTTCACTAAAAGTTGAAACCTGTTTGGAAGTGATTTAACTTACAGGAACAGATAAATaacatgtaaataaaatacagagtATGATTATAGAAAGTGCCTCAAACTGCTTATAAAACTTTCAAGGAGGTTAAAAGATacactgatgaaaagaaaatttgtttgTTTAGAGAAAAAGTCTAATACAGGAAGCCAATTTTCCTGCTGTTGAAAAGTTAGCTTTAATGTTTAAGTAATGTTTGAAAACCTGATGCTGAGTTAAGGATACACTAATTGGAGGGGtttatattgctttctttttcaaaagcaggGCAGTCTTGCATGACTTTGTggtttttaacatatattttgtTTAGAACAAGTAAGATCGTTCTTATTTATGGTCTTTATTTGTGGTACCCAATAGGTTTGGGGGCAGTTGAGCAATCTTAATCTCCTTAATTCTTATAACTATATTTTTCACAGCCTATTGTCTCATTTGGTGGGTTTACTTTCTCAATGCAGTAAGTGCGTATACTTACATCTGTTGACTAGAAACTGGAAATTGGGAATTGAATGTCATAGATGTAGGTCATGCTTGTATAACACCACCAACACGTGACGTGTTGTGAAAAGACTGGAGAAacctatattttttttcaatcaatCACCAACATGAAAGTCAGTCTAAtgtaacaggatttttttaaaaagtacataaatGGACTTACGCTTACATGGAGATGTCTCcctacaccaccacccccccccccaccacccccctttgTGTTCTCTTGTCTAAAGtgacaagaagagaaagaaatgaataaGAGGTTGGGTATGAGAAACATCAGCTAATtagcattgggggggggggggggggggagaacattGAGTTGATTGTAAGAATGCAGATGGAAAGACCTTCgttttagttctgtttttcaGAGTGTTGGCAATTAAGCTGATAATGGTTAAAATATATCCAATTTTGAGCAGTGTAATGCTTGTTTGGCATCACACCATCATACTGACAATAAGAAATGTACTTTTCAGCATGATATCCAGGAAGCGGAATGTGTTCTACTGTCAGAACCAGTGACGTGTGTTAACTTTGTAGGACATTATAGAAAATACACCAGCAAACCAGCTACTGATACAGTGAACTAAACAGCACATTCCTGAAACATTAAGCCCATTTCAGTtatatgtttttttattttatatgttcAGTGACGAACAAGAAACCAGCTCAAGCTTCTATTACGAAGGTGAAGCAATTTGAAGGCTCTACATCTTTTGTCAGGAGAACGCAGTGGATGCTCGAGCAGCTTCGCCAGGTCAATGGTATAGACCCTAATCGGGTGAGTCTGAACAGctctagaaaatgaaaattgagCTCTTTTATAACTGATTTGTGAATCAGACATTCTTGCACTATTCAAAAGGCATCTGGAAAGATAAGGTACAAGTTTTAAGTGCAAATTCTCAAAAGCTctcaatttcaaaagaaataactCAATGGAATATGTGACataaattttaatggaaaagatgGGAGGAAGCCACAACtcatatggggttttttcttcctgtctttccctACTTTTCCTACTCTCTCTCCTCtttgtaaagagaaaaattagaGCCTTGTTTGCCTTGTCTTCAGCTATAAGCCTCTTGGGGTTCGTTTTGGCATGCATCTGTGTTGCAAGATAGAGCAGTAAGAAGAAGCAAGGACAAGGAGAGGTTACTGAGGTTCAAGTTTGTGAAATATTGTGAACTTTGCAGTTTTTTTCTAGGACATTCCTCGGATCCTTCTGCATTTCGTATCTTTTTCTACAAAGTGTGGTGGTGTGGTTTAGTTGCCAATGGCACAAGAACGttgatttaaacaaacaaaaaaaatgccaacaaaaataaaagaaacaaaccatCCCCCCACTAAATAGTTTTGCAATTATTCCTTTAATGTGGAATATACAGCCTGCCTTGATCTGTCTCAAGACAAAGTTGTACTAATATGTAATAAGCTTATGAATACAAATCTTCAGTAGTAAAACAGCAGAATTAGAAGTTAGGAATGTGGCTCATACTATGTGATCACAAAGTGACTTACTGTGTTCAGTGTACAGGAAAATATGTTTGTGACTGGCCCTCTTGGTTTGTTCAAAGCTGTGCTCTGATCAGGCACCTAAGCATCTTAACAATGGTGTACCAAATTCTGTTACTACCCAGTACAGTCTTTTGTACAAAAAAGAAGCCCTGTGGCCCCTGCCCTATGGAATGCAGGGAGTGGAATTACATTTTCTTTGGGTAAATGGAcaatgaaaaaaagagcaaagacaaATAGGTAAGGGATAGGAATTTTAGGCCGTTTTCCAGCATCTGTGCAGCTATGTAAACAATAGATGCTTGGGATACTATCAAGTCCTATCAAGTTCTTAAGCTTAGACGTATTCCTTTCAAACTTGTCTTCCTTGCGACTTCCTAGTGTCATTGATTCAAAGAAAGCATTTACTAGATTAGACTAAAAAACGATATTTAGCAAAAATTGCTAAATATATAGCAATGTTTCTTGcataaaatcaatttattttggCAGTTGATGCATGGTATAGAGCTGGGCTTTCATTTGTTCTAGGAGTACTCTTGTTCATGTTATCCTGAGACCTATGCAACACTTCATGATAATACAAGAACTAgctatttgttttcctcctttggcTGAGCATTGAGAGCAGAACCACATCTTCCATAATATAGTGTAAAAGTAGATTTTGTGCTGAGAGGCACAAATCCTTGCATAATATAGAAGGCACATCTAACTATATATCTGTAGATAATAAGGATTTCTTATGAGGttctaacttttctttttttggggtctaaagtatttttgttttcacatatttttatCACAGCTGAATATTCCACATTAAAAATACCTGCAAGGctaaaaaaaaaccttcctgcctgttttggttttttgcatccaaaaatctgcaaaggaaaaataatcctAGGATAGTCTTGAGTTGCATGACCATTCTGCTTTTTCCAACATAATTCCTTTTCAAAAATAATCGCTCTATATCTTTCTCCAAATCATTTATAAAACTGGAGTAATAgtagtgtgttttttttcttctaggattCCCCAGAATTTGATTTactatttgaaaatgcttttgacCAATGGGTAGCAAGCACAGCTTCAGAAAAATGCACATTCTTTCAGGTCTTACATCACACTTGTCAGCGATACCTTACAGACAAGAAGCCAGAATTTATCAACTGCCAGTCTAAAATTATGGGCGGTAAGTTTATTGAAGCTGGAGTACTCTGTGCAGTTGGACATGAAATGATTTGCGCATGAGTTATTCTGTGTTCAAATGAGCTTGCAGCCTAATTACATCTTGAAATCATGGGTCTGAATATGTTAACTTCACAGTAGTAACCTTGTAGGCTTCAGCATTTCTCCATCAAGCACCACTTCACACTCTTCCGCTTTCTTTGTTTCCCTAGTCTTCAGTTCTAGAGGCAACATCCCCTACCCACCTTTGGAGAAGTCATTCTCATCCCTCTTTGTAGCAACCTTGATTTCAATTTGTCTCTCTACTTTTGTTCATCCAGAAACATTTCTGAGTGGCCTGAAATACTTATACTAAAAGCCTGTTCTGCATTGCCATTTCCTCACAAGTCTGTGAAAAAGTGGTTATTACTGAACTTCCCATGTGTTTTTTTGGAATTTACTTTTATCTTGACAGAAATTGGTTAGTTTAGAGTTTTGTTGTTTCATGAGTCACATATCTTAAGGTGAATTTCCAGAATTAGATTTAATAAAGTCTGGTTAGTAGAAAAAGTCTGGTCAGTATGTGAAACTGGTATTTTCTATGCACTTCCCGAGCAACAAAGACTATTGGGaggcaaggggtgggggggggatttcatgtatttcagaaagtattcttcaggaaaataaacTCTTTTAGTTGTTTCCTTAGactgaaatttctgaaaatagTCTCCTTTTTGTCTTCTCTAAAACAGAACACTTTTAAAAACTCTTACACTTTCCATGTTCTTCACAGCTGGAAtaaaaaacctgtttttctcAGTGAGTCTCCAAACTGCAGAAGGAGAAGTGCAAGCTGACTTGGGGTTTGGTTTAGTTGTTGTTTCTTCCCCCTAGTAGACATCAGTTATAAATATGGAGAGCCTTATTCAGTTATTTCTGGTAATTCTTCTCTCTCATAAATCTACAACACGTTCCTATACAATATTATCAGAACTATATTTTGTGCAGCCACCTTTATATGTTCTTTTTTCTGGCTGTTGTTTTGTCTTGTGTCCCTTTCCTTTAaaacactaaaggtaaacttgaGGAAGGGGGAAATCATCTCCAGTTTGGTGCTTACATTTTAGCTACTGACACTGAGGTTACACCTAACTTTGTGGTCATAAGTCAGAACTGTTCTGTCAATCATACTTTTAGTGTCTTCTCAAACtaagaaaaaaggcacaaaattTCTTGTAAACTTCCTCTCTCATTTTTTCCACTTCCACATTAATaggatttcctttgttttctttttggtgtggtggggggaagggaggagcagTTTCTGCACTGATGGGAGAAGATATCCTCTAcaatttttccatttcatatGGAAGAAATCTCCTATCAAGCCTTTGTTTGTCATCTGTTTGCTAATGATGCTCACGTCTATCCTTCCTGCTAATAAGTCAGTATTAATATACCACCACACATTTCAGCCTTTGAAATTTATTCTCATAAGCTTGACCTGTCCAAAATTGAGTTCCTGATTCAACTGACCCAAATATTAATCTTTATCTTAATCAAGTGTCATCAcagtgtgggaaaaaaaaaaattgccactgTGGTTCATAAACTTCTGCTTGACTTCTCCTTTTTTAACACATATTAGACCTTACCATGTCCCATGGAGCATACCTGCATTCTCTCTATTGCAACTTCATAACTAAAATGGGCTTATTCAGCCATCCTCTGATACCAGATGGTGACTGTTTCCATATTCCTTGCCTGTCACTCTGCACAGACgcagtctgtgtgtgtacacacatggtACAGAGTACAGACTATGGATGTGGTAGAGGGCCAGGGAGTAATAAATCTTGTCATGGATACAGTGCTTCTGTTGTTCTTCACACTGTCAACGTTTTCCTCACACTGGGTTACAGACTCCCTGTGGATAAGTTTAAATTCGACAGAAACTGTAATAACTGTAAACCAAGTACTAGTTGACCCTAAATTCCAGTGACTTTCCGTGTGTAGCCTCCCtgagcaaaaaattaaaaaaaaaaaaaaaaaaaaagagtcctccTTAGCAAATAACAGCAGTATCAATAATTATAAAAGGCAGTGCAATCATATTATTGGAAATTGTGTTGTAATATGTAAGGTGCAGTAGTGTGTTTAAACGTCTGCTGTTCCTTTCAATATTCAGTTTGGTATTCTTAATGCAATGCTaagttttctacagaaatactGTATCTATACTATAATTACATGCTTTATTGGTGTGTTCATGCATAGAGATAAATTCGTACTCAGTTCCAAAGCATTGTCCTAGCACCCATGCTGGTATTTCCTGAAAATATAGGtagttaattataaaaaaatagattaaattagCTTTTCAAACTAAATTGTTTTAGttgtagaaaaattattttttctgctatGTTTAGCATTTTTCCTAATGTTCTAGTATATATGGGAATATATTTCACAAATCTTTCCATCATCTTCAAAAGCTATTGCATTACTTTATATTTAATTGTATTTATCTAGTAAAGCATGCCTCCTCCACTGATTAAATAACCGTCATAGCAGCTTTGAAATATCTCCCAATTAAAGGCAGGTCTCCCTGGTAATACGTAATACTGTGAAGTTAGTTCAGTCACTGGGTCATGTCACTTGGTCTGTTACTTTGAGACAGATGGAGTAATTAAGTGACTGGAAGCAGCACTATTCATTGACTTTAGAAGCGAGTTGGTAGTTGGCAGGTGCAGACACTAGGGAGATGCCTGCAGTTCTGCTAGTCCTCGTTTGAAGCCCAGGGATGGGCCAGCTGTGTATCAAAACCCATTTCGTCCGAAACCTGCAGTATTGGAGTTTTTTAtggaaaatgcagtgaaatgtGTTGTCGATCTCAAATTCATCCTGACTGGAAAAAGTAAGGTCCAACTGTAGCCAAGCAAACCAAAGAACATATACTTGAGGATGTAGcttgaaattaattaaattcagTTCAGAATTTGCACCCTggttgttttgttattgttttcttgGGGTATTTTGCTAATTAGCCAAAGCAGTATATTCAAGTTATTCAGTCAGATTTCAGATAAAGCATGTCACTTCATCCCCTCTACCAAGGTACCATTTATATTTTAAGTGATAGTCTTTTGAACTTTCAGGGGGGGCTATGAAAAGTAATACTCTTTTTGGATGGTTAGTCAGTTTAACTTCTCATACCctacaagtattttttaaataaattattagaatatatatatatgcgtgcACCCATGTGCTTATGTGTGTCATGATACAGATACGCACATCATGTATGTAATGTGTATCTTGTAGCTAatgtatattttgaaaacaaaacaaaaaaaatgccacCAAAGAACACATCCTCCCAAGTGGAACTGAAGATGAAAGAACTTGAAGGGCTTGTTTACAAGCTTACTTATCTTATTGAGCCTTATTTCTTCCTAAAGGATAGGAGTGAAGAAAGTGAAATTCATGCTGCTCCTGTTCCTGCAGGAAGTGCTTAGGAGCTTAGCTGTAAGTAAATATGGGTGTCCCTGTGGAACTGCAGACCCTCTTCATGCCTTCCtccttctacctcctcccccgcaAACAAACTTCCTCCTACGGGCCACAGTCCTGGCCCTGATTCTTCTCCAGAActgttttttgctttattttcatttgagtATCATGTAAGGATATAGTCTGTAGAGTTGAATAGGCTAGACAGTTTTCTAATGACATTAGTAATTACAGATATAATGAGAACTGATTAAAGGTGTGGGTGCTAATTCTGAGAACAAAGAACAAATTCAAATTTAGGAAGACTGTAGCAAGATTCCTCCCACTAGTATCTTGTACTAATCTTTTGTTTAGAATTTAGAAGCGCCCTCTCCGTAGCTTACGTGTGTTATGGATGTTAttttggagaggaaaggaaaggcaggCATTTGAGGATAGAGGGTTTTTTGATTGtggtaggaaatatttttcactttttctatCTTTCTAACATACAGGTTCTGATACTGGAATATGTCTGATTTGGAGTATCTTTGTGTTCGTTGTTATTTGGTGGCCAAGTTGAGCAGATTGTATTGCTTTTATCTCAGTAATATAAAAAACAAAGTTGGAGATGAGCGGTGTGCAGAAATTTTGGCATCTACAGGTTGTGTTTGTTAGAACAGCTTAATTCTTGACATAACATTAGGCTGACACTGAGGATAAGtttgatttatttctgaataGAACCCTGTGATACAGCATTTGGTGCTCTTCAAATGATTTCTGGGCCTATAAGAGTAAAGAGTTGCTGCCACCTTTAGATATGTATTAGAAATGCATAATCCTTGGTAAGGAGCAAGACCTCAGGTTGAAGGAAGATGATgatcttgtgttttgttttggttttgtttcaagcTTTGTCCTACCTATATGCTCTGGTTTTAACACTCATCCTgctgaattaattaaaatattcttagaAGCCCAAAGTAATGACATCTTTGCCTCTGTAACCTTTTCTCTAGGACAGCTAGCAGGAGTTATTAATGGAtgattcttttccttctccaagaATATATTGCCAGTGTGAGAATGGTAATGAGTACTTCTTTTTGCATACGCTAATGACTTGACTTAGCTTACCACATTTAAGCCCTGGGAAGCATAAAGTGGTGTTTACCATACTGTGCAAGATTAATGACTGACTAAAGCGGAGGAATGAAAACTTTCTATTAGGGATTAGGATGGGAAGAAGGACAATTGTTGCCCTCGCTTCTGTCAGATAACTGGTAGTTGTTGGTTTCAATTCTTACCTGATTTGCCATTGAAGAAAGTGTGTAATTGAACATATTATTCTTACAGACTTTCACTTGTACATTAATTCTGATGCAAATTAatttgaacaaacaaaaaaaaagacaaagtatcTATCATGTCATTTTGactgtgttttgctgttttgaaattaCCAATTGGATGAATCTTAGCAATGTTTCTGTACAGAAACAACAACATTTGTTGCATTTGTTTAAGATATTTCTTGCCAATGTATACCAAATACTCAGTTGCTTTCTTTGAGGAAAATAAAGGCCACTGTCAGTCTAGAGATTGAAATATTAGACATAAATTTTCTGCTACCAAAGACCGTTTCAGGTCCTTGCTTTTATGCTCTGCATGTTCATGGGCAGATTAATTCtgctttaccatttttttttatttaactggaTGGATTTCAGTTGTCTTAAGCATAAAAGCCACGTGTTGAGATCAGAATGGATAAGAATAGTTGATTGTTCCATAGAAATAT from Accipiter gentilis chromosome 22, bAccGen1.1, whole genome shotgun sequence encodes:
- the STXBP6 gene encoding syntaxin-binding protein 6 isoform X2, which encodes MFFYFICSVTNKKPAQASITKVKQFEGSTSFVRRTQWMLEQLRQVNGIDPNRDSPEFDLLFENAFDQWVASTASEKCTFFQVLHHTCQRYLTDKKPEFINCQSKIMGGNSILHSAADSVTSAVQKASQALNERGERLGRAEEKTEELKNSAQQFAETAHKLAMKHKC